From a single Vibrio sp. BS-M-Sm-2 genomic region:
- a CDS encoding amidohydrolase family protein, whose translation MLFDTIIKNVEVFDGTGEQSFCADVAIRDGKIAEIGQIDHEDCGQLVEGAGLALAPGFIDVHTHDDTNVIRYPDCLPKISQGVTTVIVGNCGISASPTVLAGDPPDPMNLLGAQADFKYPTFAAYAQAVEQAQPAVNVAALVGHTTLRNQVMDDLQRTASEEEIAEMQTNLDLAMEQGALGLSSGLAYASAKQANANEVMQLAKVLSSHGGIYTTHMRTEFEEILSAMEEAFETGQYAKVPVVISHLKCAGAGNWGRTVEVLDLMDKVSEHQDVSCDCYPYSASSSTLDLKQVTDDFDIFITWSEAKPEHAGKTLKQIAGEMNLPLMDAAKALQPAGAVYHCMDEHDVKRVLKYKLTMVGSDGLPNDPHPHPRLWGTFPKVLGHYCRDEKLFSLPEAIHKMTGMSAQRYNLAGRGEVRCGAFADLVLFDPKNIKDTATFENPISVAAGIESVFVNGELTYQQGKVKDNRSGVFIYRN comes from the coding sequence ATGTTGTTCGATACGATAATCAAAAATGTAGAGGTGTTTGACGGCACCGGCGAACAATCGTTTTGTGCCGATGTAGCAATCCGCGATGGAAAAATCGCCGAAATTGGTCAGATCGATCACGAAGATTGTGGCCAATTGGTTGAGGGAGCAGGCTTAGCATTGGCTCCTGGATTTATCGATGTACATACACATGACGATACCAACGTAATTCGTTACCCAGACTGCCTACCTAAGATCAGTCAAGGTGTCACAACCGTGATTGTTGGCAACTGTGGTATCAGCGCATCGCCAACGGTTTTGGCTGGCGACCCACCTGACCCAATGAACCTTTTAGGCGCGCAGGCTGATTTTAAATACCCAACCTTTGCGGCGTATGCGCAAGCGGTAGAGCAAGCTCAACCCGCAGTAAACGTAGCAGCGTTAGTGGGTCACACCACATTGCGTAACCAAGTGATGGACGATCTGCAACGCACTGCAAGCGAAGAAGAAATTGCAGAGATGCAAACCAACCTTGATTTAGCAATGGAGCAAGGCGCATTAGGTTTGAGTTCAGGCCTGGCTTACGCAAGCGCTAAACAAGCGAACGCTAACGAAGTGATGCAGTTAGCGAAAGTGCTGTCTAGCCATGGCGGCATCTATACCACGCATATGCGTACCGAATTTGAAGAGATCTTAAGCGCGATGGAAGAAGCGTTTGAGACAGGACAATATGCGAAAGTTCCAGTGGTTATCTCCCACCTTAAATGTGCAGGTGCGGGCAACTGGGGAAGAACGGTTGAAGTACTCGATTTGATGGACAAGGTTTCTGAGCATCAAGATGTGTCTTGCGACTGCTACCCATACTCTGCGAGCTCTTCGACATTAGATTTGAAACAAGTGACCGACGATTTCGACATCTTCATCACTTGGTCTGAAGCAAAACCAGAACATGCAGGCAAAACGCTGAAGCAGATTGCTGGTGAAATGAACCTACCCCTGATGGACGCAGCAAAAGCGCTTCAACCAGCGGGTGCGGTTTACCACTGCATGGATGAGCACGACGTAAAGCGCGTATTGAAATATAAACTGACCATGGTTGGTTCAGACGGTTTACCTAATGACCCGCATCCACACCCAAGATTGTGGGGCACCTTCCCGAAAGTGTTAGGTCACTACTGCCGAGATGAAAAACTGTTCTCGTTGCCAGAAGCGATTCACAAGATGACTGGAATGTCGGCTCAGCGTTACAACTTAGCGGGCCGAGGCGAAGTTCGCTGTGGTGCCTTTGCTGATTTAGTTTTATTTGATCCAAAGAATATTAAAGATACAGCAACATTTGAAAATCCTATTTCAGTTGCTGCGGGAATAGAAAGCGTATTTGTAAATGGTGAGTTAACTTACCAGCAAGGAAAAGTAAAAGATAATCGTTCAGGCGTTTTTATTTACCGAAACTAA
- a CDS encoding RidA family protein produces MTIKRYGVEGGTGTGGQHLPFARATEAGGFLYVSGQTPMTDGEVVEGGIVDQSRLAIQNCVDIMTEAGYGLEDVVHVKVVLTDSRYFQSFNKVFKEFFGANPPARICMVCDLVVDVKVEVDVTCYRADRV; encoded by the coding sequence ATGACTATTAAACGTTACGGTGTTGAAGGCGGTACAGGTACAGGCGGACAACATTTACCATTTGCACGCGCAACTGAAGCGGGTGGTTTCCTATACGTTTCTGGCCAGACACCGATGACAGATGGTGAAGTGGTTGAGGGCGGTATTGTTGACCAGTCTCGCCTTGCGATCCAAAACTGTGTCGATATCATGACTGAAGCGGGCTACGGCCTAGAAGACGTAGTACACGTAAAGGTTGTGCTAACGGATTCTCGTTACTTCCAATCTTTTAATAAGGTATTCAAAGAGTTCTTCGGTGCTAACCCACCGGCACGTATTTGCATGGTCTGTGACCTAGTAGTAGACGTGAAAGTTGAAGTAGATGTGACTTGCTACCGCGCTGATCGCGTTTAG
- a CDS encoding sodium:solute symporter family protein: MNSTLFLTGFGVYVCFLIWLGWFVSRNQKSGEDFLLGGRGLPLFLVLGTTVATMVGTGSSMGAVGFGYANGWAGALYGIGGAIGILLLALWFAPVRKLNFMTMSEELAYYVGANRIVKNVVGLLIFIASIGWLGAHILGGGMYLAWIADIDLNLAKIIIAAAFTIYVVIGGYTAVVWTDTIQAIILFAGFILMAVMSVDHIGGMDNLYAAMDPAATSFLAIDKLGLLPAVSLAVVIGVGVLATPSFRQRIYSGKDVKTIRRSFVASGVLYLFFSIIPAIIGMAAHAIDPSLDNPNYSFPYVAATVLPVGVGMIVLIAGLSATMSSASSDAIAGVSILLRDVYVMFTGRVPNKESMLNYSRLALVVVIGFALLFALTSNDIIGYITKMISTVMSGMFVCGMLGKFWKRYNWQGALATLAGASVASFVVMLNADYTAFWGNPVIPSCLFALAAGVAVSLCTPANQVTPEMAKAILDDERALMEMEMSESGVLEEEAAPQRPANQTS, translated from the coding sequence ATGAACAGCACACTTTTTCTTACAGGCTTCGGCGTGTACGTATGTTTTTTAATTTGGTTAGGCTGGTTTGTCTCGCGTAATCAAAAATCTGGCGAAGATTTCTTATTAGGCGGCCGTGGCCTACCATTATTCTTAGTACTTGGTACAACCGTCGCGACAATGGTCGGTACGGGTTCAAGTATGGGTGCGGTTGGTTTCGGCTATGCGAATGGTTGGGCAGGCGCTCTGTACGGCATTGGTGGTGCTATAGGCATCCTATTGCTAGCCCTTTGGTTTGCTCCGGTTCGTAAGTTGAACTTCATGACCATGAGTGAAGAGCTGGCTTACTATGTAGGCGCTAACCGCATCGTGAAAAACGTGGTTGGTCTGCTTATCTTTATCGCGTCAATCGGTTGGTTGGGTGCGCACATTCTAGGCGGTGGCATGTACCTAGCGTGGATTGCTGACATCGACCTTAACCTTGCGAAAATCATTATTGCTGCGGCATTCACTATCTACGTAGTGATCGGTGGTTACACAGCGGTTGTGTGGACCGATACTATCCAAGCTATCATCCTTTTTGCTGGCTTCATCTTGATGGCGGTAATGTCTGTGGATCACATCGGTGGCATGGATAACCTTTATGCTGCGATGGACCCTGCTGCTACGAGCTTTTTAGCAATCGATAAACTGGGTCTTCTGCCTGCTGTTTCTCTGGCTGTGGTTATCGGTGTGGGTGTACTTGCAACGCCTTCATTCCGCCAACGTATCTATTCAGGCAAAGACGTTAAAACCATTCGTCGCTCATTTGTAGCCTCGGGTGTGTTGTACCTATTCTTCTCAATCATCCCTGCAATCATTGGTATGGCTGCGCACGCAATCGACCCATCATTGGATAACCCGAACTACTCATTCCCTTACGTAGCTGCAACGGTGCTTCCGGTTGGCGTTGGCATGATTGTTCTTATCGCCGGTCTTTCTGCAACGATGTCGAGTGCAAGCTCTGATGCGATTGCGGGCGTGTCTATCCTACTGCGTGATGTTTACGTGATGTTCACGGGCCGTGTACCAAATAAAGAGTCGATGCTGAACTACTCTCGCTTAGCTCTGGTTGTGGTCATTGGTTTTGCATTGCTGTTCGCCCTTACGTCAAACGACATCATTGGCTACATTACTAAGATGATTTCAACGGTAATGTCGGGCATGTTCGTGTGCGGTATGTTGGGTAAATTCTGGAAACGCTACAACTGGCAAGGTGCTCTTGCGACGCTAGCGGGTGCTTCTGTGGCTTCATTCGTAGTAATGCTAAACGCTGACTACACAGCATTCTGGGGCAACCCTGTGATTCCTTCATGTCTGTTTGCTCTAGCAGCAGGTGTCGCAGTGAGCCTATGTACTCCGGCTAACCAAGTAACACCAGAAATGGCAAAAGCGATTCTTGATGATGAGCGTGCTCTTATGGAGATGGAAATGTCTGAATCAGGTGTACTTGAAGAAGAAGCGGCACCACAACGTCCTGCAAATCAAACAAGCTAA
- a CDS encoding sugar kinase has product MSASSLFNIAFFGECMVEISGSPLTKKFGGDTLNTALYLSRLTQHQNLSVHYATGLGSDELSQNMIDNWQLEGIQTNFVERIPNKLPGLYMVETDETGERHFHYWRNDAAVKSYFHANDLNKLEIALTEKQVDAVYISGISIAILDNASRERLLKAISVFSNQGGKVIFDNNYRPQLWSTEQAQHWYAKLLPLVDIALITEDDDLLVWGNLESVQQRCLRLGCQEIVIKRGCEPCKIVQLESGKVVEYYVSATAVANVVDTCAAGDSFAAGYLAARLTGESATEAAELGHKLASIVIQYSGAIIPMSAMSQLIKK; this is encoded by the coding sequence ATGTCGGCATCTTCTCTGTTCAATATTGCTTTCTTCGGCGAATGTATGGTCGAAATAAGCGGCTCTCCATTAACCAAAAAGTTTGGCGGTGACACGCTTAATACCGCGCTTTACCTTTCTCGTTTAACTCAACATCAAAATCTATCGGTTCATTACGCGACGGGTCTGGGTAGCGATGAGTTGTCTCAGAACATGATTGATAACTGGCAGTTAGAGGGTATTCAAACCAATTTCGTTGAACGCATCCCAAACAAGCTGCCGGGCTTATACATGGTAGAAACCGACGAAACGGGTGAGCGACATTTTCATTACTGGCGTAACGATGCGGCAGTAAAATCTTACTTTCACGCTAATGATTTGAATAAGCTTGAAATCGCACTGACAGAGAAGCAAGTTGATGCGGTTTATATCAGCGGTATTAGTATCGCGATTCTGGATAACGCTTCTCGTGAGCGCTTGCTTAAAGCTATTAGCGTTTTCTCAAACCAAGGTGGCAAGGTTATTTTTGATAATAACTATCGCCCACAGCTTTGGAGCACCGAACAAGCACAACATTGGTATGCCAAGTTACTGCCGCTGGTGGATATCGCGCTGATAACCGAAGACGACGACTTGCTTGTATGGGGCAACTTAGAGAGCGTTCAGCAACGCTGCCTTCGTTTGGGTTGCCAAGAGATCGTTATCAAGCGTGGCTGTGAGCCATGCAAAATCGTTCAGCTAGAAAGCGGCAAGGTAGTAGAGTACTACGTATCAGCTACAGCTGTAGCGAACGTTGTCGATACTTGCGCAGCTGGCGATTCATTTGCAGCGGGCTATTTAGCGGCACGCCTAACGGGCGAGAGCGCTACTGAAGCGGCTGAACTCGGCCACAAACTGGCTTCCATCGTTATTCAATACTCAGGCGCAATCATCCCTATGAGCGCTATGAGCCAACTGATTAAAAAATAA
- a CDS encoding bifunctional 4-hydroxy-2-oxoglutarate aldolase/2-dehydro-3-deoxy-phosphogluconate aldolase: MSQEMINTLKQFKVIPVIQINKVEHAVPLAKVLVENGLPVAEVTFRTEAAADAIRAMRDAYPEMCIGAGTVLTSEQIDLAKEAGSEFIVAPGLNPNTVKRCQEIGMPIVPGVNNPSQVEQALELGLNFLKFFPAEASGGINMVKSLLAPYVDVSLMPTGGIGKHNVNDYLAVDRVVCCGGTWMVSPKMIENEQWDEIAVLVREAVELVK, from the coding sequence ATGTCTCAAGAAATGATCAACACACTTAAGCAATTCAAAGTTATCCCTGTTATCCAAATCAACAAGGTTGAGCACGCGGTTCCACTAGCCAAAGTGTTGGTAGAAAACGGCCTGCCAGTCGCTGAAGTGACATTCCGCACTGAAGCAGCAGCAGATGCTATTCGTGCGATGCGTGACGCCTACCCAGAGATGTGTATTGGTGCCGGAACGGTATTAACATCAGAACAGATCGACCTTGCAAAAGAAGCGGGCAGTGAGTTTATCGTAGCGCCGGGCCTAAACCCAAACACGGTTAAGCGTTGCCAAGAGATCGGTATGCCAATCGTTCCTGGCGTAAACAACCCAAGCCAAGTTGAGCAAGCGCTGGAACTGGGCCTTAACTTCTTGAAGTTCTTCCCAGCGGAAGCCTCTGGTGGCATCAACATGGTGAAATCTTTGTTAGCGCCATATGTTGACGTGTCACTAATGCCTACAGGTGGTATCGGCAAGCATAACGTGAATGATTACTTAGCGGTGGATCGCGTGGTGTGTTGTGGTGGCACTTGGATGGTTTCTCCGAAGATGATTGAGAACGAGCAATGGGATGAGATCGCAGTGTTGGTTCGTGAAGCCGTTGAATTGGTGAAATAG
- a CDS encoding oligogalacturonate-specific porin KdgM family protein — MKKLLPLTLLALLPMTSTAGGYVDLRAEYRSTTDQYRSRFIVGHHFDNGYGLETLTNVRHAAGAYDETKVINTEFTHYYTYAINDNFMLNPGVVMNFQGSNTFLMPYLKLNYNFDNGLFVHGRYRYDFSTEALVNDYGNEETAKRNRYDIWTGYNTDKYMISYAFTYFDQITHHTTELATGDLNAREHTVKAVYKWKPTVRPYAEVVDADTVQSENDKTDWRFRVGVNFSF; from the coding sequence ATGAAAAAATTACTTCCTTTAACACTACTAGCATTATTACCAATGACCTCAACTGCCGGGGGTTATGTCGATTTAAGGGCAGAGTATCGAAGTACGACAGATCAGTATCGAAGTCGTTTTATTGTTGGTCACCATTTTGATAATGGGTATGGTTTAGAAACACTGACGAATGTTCGACATGCAGCGGGAGCGTATGACGAAACGAAGGTGATTAATACCGAGTTTACCCATTATTACACCTATGCCATCAATGACAATTTTATGCTGAACCCTGGCGTAGTGATGAATTTTCAAGGCTCAAATACCTTCTTGATGCCTTATCTAAAGCTTAATTACAACTTTGACAATGGGCTCTTTGTACATGGCCGTTATCGTTATGACTTTTCGACCGAAGCTTTAGTGAATGACTATGGCAATGAAGAGACAGCAAAGCGAAACCGTTATGATATTTGGACGGGATACAATACAGACAAATACATGATTTCGTATGCCTTTACGTATTTCGATCAGATTACGCATCATACGACAGAGCTTGCAACCGGCGATCTAAATGCCCGCGAGCATACCGTCAAAGCAGTCTACAAATGGAAACCAACAGTGAGGCCATACGCTGAAGTGGTTGATGCGGATACGGTGCAATCAGAAAACGATAAAACGGATTGGCGTTTCCGAGTTGGTGTTAATTTCTCATTCTAA
- a CDS encoding family 20 glycosylhydrolase, translating into MKKTILSLLISGSVVSPMALAMAPNTDLNLMPYPQTVELKSGQVKVDGNFKVYIKGFNSDRVEYTAKRFIDRLERQTGVPILDWQVDSEDEANLIIDIDAAPKSEVQNIDSEESYKITTQGEQITLSAPSPYGAIHGIETLLQLVETTATGYHIPAVTIVDEPRFRWRGVSYDTSRHFIEFDVLIRQLDAMASAKMNVFHWHFWDDQGIRIQTESWPRLWSETADGNYYTKDQVRYLVEYARNLGIRVIPEVSLPGHSSAVAHAYPRLMSGGEGQSYEQERGWGVFEPLMDPLNPELYEMLGDVFDEVTELFPDEYFHIGGDEPNYAQWKNSEKHQQFIEENNIDGERGLQSYLNVKVEKMLEERGKKMTGWDEIWHKDLPTSIVIQSWQGHDSIGRAAKEGYPGILSTGYYLDQPQPTSYHYRNDPMPSGITVDDKLHSGEKFVTYQWQKPRSKGSPRKGTLTIIEAKDGTFRAFSDYNGKSREEIYILDYVPGKTFVGYFDNFMSYTEFNLNLNPNGFAEGSYQLIGNVRWPTTGEVIASSDVEGCVIPEPNGGYPAELTDKEKELILGGEITMWLENKDSLTVENYLWPRSYAIAERFWSDAELTDERSMYKRMKAMDTWSEVSVGLRHHADADMLLKRIAKGQDIHDLRVLARYTEPAQYYARNWEKWNSTEPKGTLYSQYERLNRFVDALPVESYAVYEMQDLVNEVATGNQQALEQLTQHYQQAKSAALAAETVFAGNVSSVETVVVAEKTAEVADLALTLIAKVRAGEKVRAADVNAYQAILSESAKIYDESIIAIVRPTELLLKQLAE; encoded by the coding sequence ATGAAAAAAACTATATTGTCACTATTGATATCCGGTTCAGTAGTTTCTCCAATGGCTTTAGCAATGGCTCCAAATACAGACTTGAATTTAATGCCTTATCCACAAACTGTGGAATTAAAATCAGGCCAAGTGAAAGTAGATGGTAATTTTAAAGTTTATATCAAAGGCTTTAACTCTGACCGTGTCGAATATACAGCGAAACGCTTTATTGATCGCCTTGAGCGTCAGACGGGTGTGCCGATTCTAGACTGGCAGGTTGATAGTGAAGACGAAGCGAACCTGATCATTGATATTGACGCTGCCCCAAAGTCTGAAGTACAAAATATCGACTCCGAAGAGTCCTACAAAATTACCACTCAGGGTGAGCAAATCACGCTGAGCGCACCAAGCCCTTATGGCGCAATTCACGGCATCGAAACCCTTTTACAGCTCGTTGAAACGACAGCGACTGGTTACCATATTCCTGCCGTAACCATTGTCGATGAGCCTCGCTTCCGCTGGCGTGGTGTTTCTTACGATACTTCACGTCACTTTATTGAATTCGATGTGCTGATTCGTCAGTTAGATGCGATGGCATCGGCGAAGATGAATGTGTTCCATTGGCACTTCTGGGACGACCAAGGTATCCGTATTCAAACGGAATCTTGGCCGCGTCTATGGTCAGAAACCGCCGATGGTAACTACTACACCAAAGACCAAGTTCGTTACCTAGTTGAGTATGCTCGTAATCTTGGTATTCGTGTGATTCCTGAAGTCTCGCTGCCGGGTCACTCTTCTGCTGTGGCGCACGCTTACCCACGTTTGATGTCGGGTGGTGAAGGTCAAAGCTACGAACAAGAACGTGGCTGGGGCGTATTTGAGCCATTGATGGACCCACTAAACCCAGAGCTCTATGAAATGCTGGGCGACGTATTTGATGAAGTGACAGAACTGTTCCCAGATGAGTACTTCCACATTGGTGGCGATGAGCCAAATTATGCGCAGTGGAAAAACAGTGAAAAGCACCAACAGTTTATCGAAGAGAACAATATCGATGGTGAGCGCGGCTTACAGTCTTACCTCAACGTAAAAGTTGAAAAGATGCTGGAAGAGCGCGGCAAGAAGATGACCGGTTGGGATGAGATTTGGCATAAAGATCTGCCAACTTCTATTGTGATTCAAAGCTGGCAAGGACACGACAGCATTGGTCGTGCAGCGAAAGAGGGCTACCCAGGTATTCTGTCTACCGGTTACTACCTAGACCAACCTCAGCCAACCAGTTACCACTATCGAAATGATCCAATGCCAAGTGGCATCACTGTTGATGACAAGCTGCACAGTGGTGAGAAGTTTGTGACTTACCAATGGCAAAAGCCTCGCTCTAAGGGCAGCCCACGTAAGGGAACACTAACTATCATTGAAGCGAAAGACGGTACTTTCCGAGCGTTCAGTGATTACAACGGCAAGTCTCGCGAAGAGATCTACATTCTTGATTATGTGCCGGGTAAAACTTTTGTCGGCTACTTTGATAACTTCATGTCTTACACGGAATTTAACTTGAACCTGAATCCGAATGGCTTTGCTGAAGGCAGCTACCAGTTGATAGGTAACGTGCGTTGGCCAACCACAGGGGAAGTGATCGCGAGCAGTGATGTTGAAGGCTGCGTGATTCCTGAACCAAATGGTGGTTACCCTGCGGAATTAACAGATAAAGAAAAAGAGCTGATTTTAGGTGGCGAGATCACCATGTGGCTAGAGAACAAAGACAGCCTCACGGTTGAAAACTACCTATGGCCACGCAGCTATGCGATTGCAGAGCGCTTCTGGTCTGATGCGGAATTAACGGACGAACGCAGCATGTACAAGCGCATGAAGGCTATGGATACATGGTCTGAAGTGTCGGTTGGCTTACGTCATCATGCGGACGCCGATATGCTGTTAAAACGCATTGCTAAAGGTCAAGATATTCACGATCTGCGCGTGTTAGCGAGATACACCGAACCAGCACAGTACTACGCACGTAACTGGGAGAAGTGGAACTCTACTGAACCTAAAGGCACTTTGTACAGCCAATACGAGCGCCTAAACCGATTTGTTGATGCGCTGCCAGTGGAAAGCTACGCGGTGTATGAGATGCAAGACTTAGTCAATGAAGTGGCGACAGGTAATCAACAAGCGCTGGAACAACTCACTCAGCACTACCAGCAAGCAAAATCGGCAGCTCTCGCCGCAGAGACTGTCTTCGCAGGTAATGTGTCTTCGGTCGAGACTGTGGTTGTTGCAGAGAAAACGGCGGAAGTTGCAGACTTGGCGTTAACCTTGATTGCGAAAGTACGAGCGGGTGAAAAAGTTCGAGCAGCAGACGTGAATGCCTACCAAGCGATATTGTCTGAATCAGCGAAAATTTATGATGAATCGATCATCGCGATTGTTCGCCCGACAGAGTTATTGCTGAAGCAGTTGGCTGAGTAA
- a CDS encoding ATP-binding protein encodes MMNNNRYWLFLCACLLIGLVQVTTKSGISQWKLEQAQRYAEQRFLGYIAEARRTLKRFYYLPYLVTNDETSVRFIDGEQRLEKRIKKQLIQLDKAANTKGWYLLSGEGELLVSSVERSKLSKKNASTIVSKIHQQGGAISVVTKNKGVTPDYFIAAPVYRASDIVGIVAVQIDLSLLTDQWFADGEAILFQNPREQFFLSSDKRLSADWFNDTFNSQPSTTKRELYDQTHIRVWRLQDKDYLIQSIKLDDLNWRLTYLTPLTSLNQTTNWISWSVAVGCLFILLLLVILYQRRQKKLSNLRIQKLIEESEKRLSGMINKTHVGLVLIDKHGHIHDINLMAKNYFCLSDSMISNIKAWQLFEAGNPNSTTLQLLKNLDQHQELAEITSVETMARRSDGSYFPVLFSISAFPWHATTYYLCTVIDISKRKKAEIAVQEANKTLQLRVEERTQDLKDAQQELVESSKLAALGRMSSAITHELNQPLTGLKTLLSSNQLLMERGETKMLKANMDLVMSLIDRMANMTSQLKSFAFQRLEKPYPVSLTDALQETLRIHQAALENVDIRVRVASNISIVIGEEARLRQVLGNLLKNSIDATQNQKPATIVISAHTDQQRVIIKVQDNGCGVSEDQLETIFEPFHTNKKMGEGLGLGLAITANNVRDMQGTLIAKNNSDQGMTFTLTLKNVDSE; translated from the coding sequence ATGATGAATAACAATCGATATTGGTTATTCCTATGTGCCTGTTTATTAATTGGTTTGGTTCAGGTAACCACCAAAAGTGGTATAAGCCAATGGAAGCTCGAACAAGCCCAACGCTATGCAGAACAGCGCTTCCTCGGATACATTGCTGAAGCAAGGCGAACCCTTAAACGTTTCTATTATTTGCCCTATCTGGTAACCAACGATGAGACCAGTGTCCGTTTCATTGATGGTGAACAACGACTCGAAAAACGCATCAAGAAACAGCTGATTCAATTGGATAAAGCCGCCAATACCAAGGGTTGGTATCTGCTTTCTGGCGAAGGTGAGTTGTTAGTATCGAGTGTTGAAAGAAGCAAACTGAGTAAAAAGAACGCCAGCACGATTGTGTCTAAAATCCACCAGCAAGGTGGTGCTATCTCTGTAGTGACAAAAAATAAAGGGGTGACACCCGATTACTTCATTGCCGCGCCTGTTTATCGAGCGTCAGATATAGTAGGTATTGTCGCGGTACAAATCGACTTGTCGTTACTGACCGATCAATGGTTCGCCGATGGTGAAGCCATCTTATTTCAAAACCCTCGCGAGCAGTTTTTTCTGTCGAGTGATAAACGACTGAGCGCAGACTGGTTCAACGACACGTTCAACTCACAACCAAGCACAACAAAACGCGAGCTGTATGACCAAACTCATATTCGCGTGTGGCGACTGCAAGATAAAGACTACCTTATCCAATCCATTAAGTTAGATGACCTTAATTGGCGTTTAACCTACCTGACGCCATTAACCAGCCTCAACCAGACAACTAACTGGATCAGCTGGAGTGTGGCGGTTGGCTGTCTTTTCATTCTGCTGTTGCTGGTTATTCTTTATCAAAGACGTCAGAAAAAGCTCAGTAATCTGCGAATCCAAAAACTCATCGAAGAGTCAGAAAAACGACTGTCTGGAATGATCAATAAAACCCACGTTGGGCTGGTGCTGATCGATAAACATGGTCATATCCACGATATTAACCTGATGGCGAAGAACTACTTTTGCCTTTCTGATTCGATGATCAGCAACATTAAGGCATGGCAGTTATTTGAGGCAGGTAACCCGAATTCAACCACCTTGCAGTTGCTCAAGAACTTAGATCAACACCAAGAGCTGGCCGAGATCACCAGCGTCGAAACCATGGCAAGACGGAGCGATGGCAGCTACTTCCCGGTGTTGTTCTCTATTAGCGCCTTTCCTTGGCATGCCACGACCTATTACTTGTGTACCGTGATTGATATCAGTAAACGTAAGAAAGCGGAGATCGCGGTTCAGGAAGCCAATAAAACGCTGCAACTGCGAGTAGAAGAGCGAACACAAGACCTCAAAGATGCGCAGCAAGAATTGGTGGAATCAAGCAAGCTTGCCGCACTAGGTCGCATGTCGAGTGCGATTACTCACGAACTTAATCAGCCTCTTACTGGCCTAAAAACCCTGCTTTCAAGTAACCAGTTACTGATGGAAAGAGGCGAGACTAAGATGTTGAAAGCGAACATGGACTTGGTAATGAGCCTCATCGACAGAATGGCTAACATGACCAGCCAGTTAAAGTCGTTCGCCTTCCAAAGACTAGAAAAACCTTACCCAGTTTCGCTAACAGACGCGCTTCAAGAAACCCTGCGTATTCACCAAGCAGCATTAGAAAACGTCGATATCCGCGTGCGTGTCGCCTCTAATATTTCGATAGTAATAGGAGAAGAAGCGCGACTAAGACAGGTACTTGGTAATCTCTTAAAAAATTCCATCGATGCCACGCAAAATCAGAAACCAGCAACCATTGTGATCAGTGCACATACCGATCAACAACGTGTAATCATCAAAGTGCAAGATAATGGCTGTGGCGTATCAGAAGATCAACTCGAAACCATTTTCGAACCGTTTCATACCAACAAGAAGATGGGTGAAGGCTTGGGGCTAGGATTAGCCATCACAGCAAACAACGTGCGTGATATGCAAGGCACCTTGATAGCCAAGAACAATTCAGACCAAGGTATGACATTTACGTTAACACTGAAAAATGTCGATAGTGAGTAA